A window of the Novosphingobium sp. EMRT-2 genome harbors these coding sequences:
- a CDS encoding sarcosine oxidase subunit delta, translating into MRIPCPYCGERDSQEFVYRGDASPRRPEGEDGFYDYVYLRDNVIGEMAEHWYHAQGCRNWITVLRHTRTHRIAAATLSRETPA; encoded by the coding sequence ATGCGCATACCCTGTCCCTATTGCGGCGAACGTGACTCCCAGGAATTCGTCTATCGCGGCGATGCTTCGCCCCGCCGCCCTGAAGGCGAGGACGGCTTCTACGACTATGTGTACCTGCGCGACAACGTGATCGGCGAGATGGCCGAGCACTGGTACCATGCGCAAGGGTGCCGCAACTGGATCACCGTGCTGCGCCACACCCGCACACACCGCATCGCCGCCGCCACGCTGTCCCGGGAGACACCCGCATGA
- a CDS encoding sarcosine oxidase subunit beta family protein, whose amino-acid sequence MTRFSIFNLATHALKGHRDWRPTWRDSAPAEGYDIVIVGGGGHGLATAYYLAKVHGIRRVAVVERGWIGGGNAGRNTTIIRSNYGLPGNEPFYEFSMKLWEGLEQDLNYNVMVSQRGILNLYHSDAQRDAFARRGNAMLLHGAGAELLDRDAVRKMAPFLNFDSARFPIMGGLLHRRGGTARHDAVVWGYARGASDFGVDIIQNCEVKGFLRDASGAVTGVETTRGAIRANKVGLSVAGHSSAVAAMAGLRLPIESHVLQAFVTEGLKPVIPGVITFGAGHFYISQSDKGGLVFGGDIDGYNTYAQRGNMPVVEDVCEGGMAIMPMIGRARLLRSWGGVVDMSMDGSPIIDRTPVEGLYLNGGWCYGGFKATPAAGRCFAHLLATGAPHDTAAAYRFDRFERGHLIDEKGAGAQPNLH is encoded by the coding sequence ATGACGCGCTTTTCCATTTTCAATCTTGCCACGCACGCTCTCAAGGGGCATCGCGATTGGCGCCCGACCTGGCGCGATTCCGCGCCTGCTGAGGGTTACGATATCGTCATCGTCGGTGGCGGCGGCCACGGCCTGGCCACTGCCTACTACCTCGCCAAGGTCCACGGTATCCGCCGCGTCGCAGTGGTCGAGCGTGGGTGGATCGGCGGCGGCAACGCCGGACGCAACACCACGATCATCCGCTCCAACTACGGATTGCCCGGCAACGAGCCCTTCTACGAATTTTCGATGAAGCTTTGGGAAGGGCTGGAGCAGGACCTGAACTACAATGTGATGGTCAGCCAGCGCGGCATCCTGAACCTGTACCACAGCGATGCCCAGCGTGATGCTTTCGCCCGGCGCGGCAACGCGATGCTGCTCCATGGCGCGGGAGCGGAATTGCTGGACCGGGACGCGGTGCGCAAGATGGCACCGTTCCTGAATTTCGATTCGGCCCGCTTCCCGATCATGGGTGGCCTGCTGCATCGTCGCGGAGGTACTGCCCGGCACGACGCGGTCGTCTGGGGTTATGCCCGCGGCGCTTCCGACTTTGGGGTCGACATCATTCAGAACTGCGAGGTCAAGGGCTTCCTTCGTGACGCCAGCGGCGCCGTCACCGGCGTGGAGACAACGCGCGGTGCAATCCGCGCGAACAAAGTCGGCCTGTCGGTGGCCGGACATTCCTCTGCCGTCGCAGCGATGGCCGGGCTGCGCCTGCCGATCGAGAGCCATGTGCTCCAGGCCTTCGTGACCGAGGGGCTGAAGCCGGTCATTCCCGGCGTCATCACTTTCGGGGCCGGACACTTCTACATCAGCCAGTCGGACAAGGGGGGGCTCGTCTTCGGCGGCGACATCGACGGATACAACACTTACGCCCAGCGGGGGAACATGCCGGTAGTGGAGGACGTGTGCGAGGGTGGCATGGCGATCATGCCGATGATCGGTCGCGCCCGCCTGCTGCGTTCCTGGGGCGGTGTCGTGGACATGTCGATGGACGGCTCCCCGATCATTGACCGCACCCCGGTCGAGGGCCTCTATCTTAACGGGGGCTGGTGCTACGGCGGTTTCAAGGCAACGCCGGCCGCCGGGCGCTGCTTTGCCCATCTGCTCGCGACGGGCGCCCCGCACGATACGGCTGCCGCCTACCGCTTCGACCGCTTCGAGCGCGGTCATCTGATCGACGAAAAGGGCGCCGGCGCCCAACCCAATCTTCACTGA
- a CDS encoding GlxA family transcriptional regulator: MTKTDKLRSAEEIRTLGLLLIDGFSLMSYASVIEVFRAANALAGRTLYRWSHISVDGRPIHASNGATILADFAVGQPFDCETLFVFAGGDPTGFSDARTFAWLRRMAAQGAVITGVSAGPFLLARAGLLDGYRATIHWEHRPVFVETFPNVSPETVLFVIDRRRVTCAGGMAGLDLAIEMIEREQGYGLSSIISDWFIRTDTRRADRPQRLSLRERHQVSNDTVLKVLAHMEETVEEPSPRETLAKIAEVSVRQLERLFRNHLSATMRESYMRIRLEKSEQLLRTTALSVTQVALACGFQSASHFSRSFRDRYGKPPSGRARRDRES; this comes from the coding sequence ATGACCAAAACCGACAAGCTTCGCAGCGCTGAAGAAATTCGGACGCTAGGGCTGTTGCTGATCGACGGATTCTCGCTGATGTCCTATGCCTCAGTAATTGAGGTCTTCCGCGCAGCGAACGCGCTGGCGGGGCGCACGCTCTATCGCTGGTCCCACATTTCAGTTGATGGAAGGCCGATCCATGCGTCGAATGGCGCAACGATCCTAGCCGACTTCGCGGTGGGCCAGCCGTTTGACTGCGAAACGCTGTTCGTTTTCGCAGGCGGTGACCCCACGGGGTTTTCGGATGCACGCACATTTGCTTGGTTACGGCGCATGGCGGCACAGGGCGCAGTCATCACAGGGGTATCTGCTGGCCCTTTCCTGCTGGCGCGGGCCGGGCTTCTCGATGGTTATCGCGCGACGATCCATTGGGAGCATCGGCCCGTCTTCGTTGAAACTTTTCCGAATGTTTCGCCAGAAACCGTACTGTTTGTCATCGACCGCCGCCGCGTGACCTGCGCGGGCGGGATGGCGGGTTTGGACCTGGCGATCGAAATGATCGAGCGTGAGCAAGGTTACGGCCTTTCCTCGATTATTTCGGACTGGTTCATCCGTACCGATACCCGTAGGGCCGACCGCCCTCAGCGGTTGAGCCTGCGCGAAAGGCATCAGGTGTCCAATGACACGGTACTGAAGGTACTCGCTCATATGGAGGAAACGGTGGAGGAACCATCCCCGCGCGAAACCCTAGCTAAAATCGCAGAGGTCTCGGTCAGGCAATTGGAACGCCTGTTCCGCAACCATCTCAGTGCGACCATGCGGGAGAGCTATATGCGCATCCGGCTCGAGAAGTCGGAGCAACTCTTGCGCACGACGGCGCTGTCCGTCACACAAGTTGCATTAGCTTGCGGGTTTCAGAGTGCCAGCCATTTTAGCCGCAGTTTTCGTGATCGCTATGGGAAACCGCCCTCGGGGCGGGCGAGGAGAGATCGAGAATCCTAA
- a CDS encoding tyrosine-type recombinase/integrase, whose amino-acid sequence MRGWSINTRRAFRSDLTLWGQWCHSRRIVPGAAEPADVAAWIRALAGIDPSSVKTRAMATIERYLVHVGWAYRMAGLTDPTAAALVKFERKAARNHLGVRQRQARAIRFKGDIADLDSPASGVCLAHVLKACRRDELGMRDAAMLRIAYDTAARRSELVAIDVGHIEGPDSDGAGLLHIPSSKTDRKQAGAEAYLSPATMAAIARWREAGRVDKGPLLRRVTTHFDGSIDSIGTERLHPNSITLIYRRLIRRAWEKGLLGEMSEAERDRWLSTVSSHSIRVGVAQDNFAAGEGLPAIMQAYRWRDARTVLRYGSKLAAKSGASARLAKRFADQ is encoded by the coding sequence ATGCGGGGCTGGTCGATCAATACCCGGCGCGCGTTCCGCTCGGACCTGACTTTGTGGGGACAGTGGTGCCACTCACGCCGGATTGTACCGGGTGCGGCCGAACCCGCCGACGTCGCCGCCTGGATCCGTGCGCTTGCCGGGATCGATCCATCGTCCGTAAAGACCCGCGCCATGGCCACGATCGAGCGCTACCTCGTCCATGTCGGGTGGGCCTACCGCATGGCAGGGTTGACGGATCCGACCGCCGCAGCGCTGGTCAAGTTCGAGCGCAAGGCGGCGCGCAATCATCTCGGCGTGCGCCAGAGGCAGGCGCGCGCCATCCGGTTCAAGGGCGACATCGCTGATCTCGACAGTCCCGCCTCTGGCGTGTGCCTGGCCCATGTGCTCAAGGCCTGCCGCCGCGATGAATTGGGGATGCGCGACGCGGCCATGTTGCGCATCGCTTACGATACAGCCGCGCGGCGCTCGGAACTGGTCGCGATCGATGTCGGGCATATCGAGGGGCCCGACAGCGACGGAGCCGGTTTGTTGCACATCCCTTCAAGCAAGACCGACCGAAAGCAAGCCGGAGCCGAGGCTTATCTTTCTCCCGCGACGATGGCGGCCATTGCCCGCTGGCGTGAAGCGGGCAGGGTGGACAAGGGTCCGCTGCTGCGCCGCGTGACGACGCACTTCGACGGCTCGATCGACAGCATCGGCACCGAGCGCCTGCACCCGAACAGCATCACACTCATTTACAGGCGGCTCATCCGTCGCGCCTGGGAGAAGGGCCTGCTCGGTGAAATGAGCGAAGCCGAACGCGACCGCTGGCTCAGCACGGTCTCGTCACATTCGATCCGGGTCGGGGTGGCCCAGGACAATTTTGCGGCAGGAGAAGGACTGCCAGCTATCATGCAGGCCTACCGGTGGCGCGATGCGCGTACCGTCTTGCGGTATGGCTCAAAGCTTGCCGCTAAAAGTGGGGCAAGCGCCAGATTGGCCAAGCGGTTCGCCGATCAGTAA